Proteins found in one Seonamhaeicola sp. S2-3 genomic segment:
- a CDS encoding response regulator: MKQSILIIEDNEQNMYMLSYLLEKHNYTVIKAFNGKDGLQLAHELHPEIILIDIQLPDMDGYEICVKLRHNGLPKNTTIIAVTSYAMGGDKEKAIEAGATGYIEKPINPETFVAQMEQIHNM; this comes from the coding sequence ATGAAACAATCCATTTTAATAATTGAAGATAATGAGCAAAATATGTATATGCTATCTTATCTTCTAGAAAAGCACAACTACACTGTAATAAAAGCTTTTAATGGAAAAGATGGATTACAGTTAGCCCATGAATTGCACCCAGAAATAATTTTAATAGATATACAGCTACCAGATATGGATGGCTATGAAATATGTGTTAAACTAAGGCATAATGGTTTACCTAAAAATACAACAATTATAGCAGTAACATCATACGCCATGGGAGGAGATAAAGAAAAAGCCATTGAAGCGGGAGCTACAGGATATATAGAAAAACCCATAAACCCAGAAACATTTGTAGCTCAAATGGAACAAATTCATAATATGTAA
- a CDS encoding ATP-binding protein, giving the protein MKSHPLYFFFKKPIAAGILVFLLLLFGTQFISYQQYLINENKQKKEIDNEINLIKEKLQALVMYSYAATKTLAYIVEQNGIPKDFNSIAVELLERNDYFDVVELVDAQGYITHVYPLKNNEVIGFNVLTSSTAKTGALAAIQRKDFFIAGPINLEQGGVGMISRVPIFVDGNFSGFSTVVTKLSTFFHDLNINTSEDESFIYQLSRVNANTGEEEFFLDTNMSNFKEFAVPIQMSMGEWKLYVVPTHNKINPAIWFAIFGFVIAIVGGWGVWYFMGHTARLNRLINIKLKNQEVQLKSVYEASKYTIEQSEENLNRAQKIAKIGSWERDLKQNTLSWSKEMYRIVEKAPNEFKVTQSSFLDIVHPDDRELVLDQYKKALKNKSYYQVIYRLLLDEKHIKYVSERGEIFYDSNNLPIKFFGTLQDITDRVLSEKELLNYKTNLEKLVDLRTEELNESKEALLNLLEDLNTQSIELEKEKVKAQSADLMKSAFLATMSHELRTPMNSIIGFTGILLKELAGPLNEEQKKQLTMVKKSGEHLLRLINDILDISKIEAGKLKMSLYPFDYIETLKGTVSFLMPQAKAKNLSIETQLPVSKITITSDERRIEQVLLNLLSNAIKFSKKGIIQVKVHLKENEIVTEVIDQGIGISKKDLVKLFTPFIQLETGLNRNHDGTGLGLAISKNLIEKLGGSIQVESIEGKGSNFTFTLPIENSYKNNSVI; this is encoded by the coding sequence ATGAAGAGTCATCCACTTTACTTTTTCTTTAAAAAACCAATAGCTGCTGGCATTTTAGTTTTTTTGTTGCTACTTTTTGGTACTCAATTTATATCGTATCAACAATATTTAATAAATGAAAACAAACAAAAAAAAGAAATTGATAACGAAATAAACTTAATAAAAGAAAAGCTACAAGCATTAGTAATGTATAGTTATGCTGCTACAAAAACACTAGCATACATTGTAGAACAAAATGGAATACCTAAAGATTTTAATAGCATTGCAGTAGAGTTACTAGAACGAAATGATTACTTTGATGTTGTAGAATTAGTAGATGCACAAGGTTATATTACACATGTTTATCCGCTAAAAAACAATGAGGTTATAGGCTTTAATGTTTTAACAAGCTCAACAGCAAAAACAGGAGCGTTGGCAGCCATACAAAGAAAGGATTTTTTTATTGCGGGTCCTATTAATTTAGAACAAGGTGGCGTTGGTATGATTAGTAGAGTTCCCATTTTTGTAGATGGCAATTTTTCTGGTTTTTCTACTGTAGTAACTAAACTTTCTACTTTTTTTCATGATTTAAATATTAATACCTCAGAAGATGAAAGCTTCATCTATCAGTTATCCAGAGTTAATGCTAACACAGGTGAAGAAGAATTTTTCCTAGACACTAACATGTCAAATTTTAAAGAATTTGCCGTACCAATACAAATGTCTATGGGGGAATGGAAATTATACGTCGTGCCTACACACAACAAAATAAATCCAGCAATATGGTTTGCTATATTTGGTTTTGTTATTGCTATTGTAGGCGGATGGGGTGTTTGGTATTTTATGGGGCATACGGCGCGCTTAAATAGACTTATAAATATTAAGTTAAAAAACCAAGAAGTACAATTAAAATCAGTTTATGAAGCTTCTAAATATACAATAGAGCAGAGTGAAGAAAATTTAAATAGAGCGCAAAAAATTGCAAAAATAGGAAGTTGGGAAAGAGATTTAAAACAAAATACATTATCATGGTCTAAAGAAATGTATAGAATAGTTGAAAAAGCCCCAAATGAATTCAAAGTTACTCAAAGTAGTTTTCTTGATATAGTACACCCAGATGATAGAGAATTAGTATTAGACCAGTACAAGAAAGCTTTAAAAAATAAAAGCTATTATCAAGTTATTTACAGGCTGCTTTTAGATGAAAAACATATTAAATATGTTAGTGAACGCGGAGAAATATTTTATGATTCAAATAATTTACCCATAAAGTTTTTTGGAACCCTACAAGATATAACAGATAGAGTTCTTAGTGAAAAAGAATTGTTAAATTATAAAACTAATTTAGAGAAATTGGTTGATTTGAGAACAGAAGAACTCAATGAAAGTAAAGAGGCACTATTAAACCTTTTAGAAGATTTAAATACACAATCAATTGAATTAGAAAAAGAAAAAGTAAAAGCCCAATCTGCAGATTTAATGAAGTCTGCATTTTTAGCAACCATGTCTCATGAGCTAAGAACGCCAATGAACTCAATTATAGGGTTTACAGGAATTTTGTTAAAAGAACTAGCGGGTCCTTTAAATGAAGAGCAGAAGAAACAATTAACCATGGTTAAAAAAAGTGGAGAACATCTTTTGCGTTTAATAAATGATATTTTAGATATTTCAAAAATAGAAGCAGGTAAATTAAAAATGTCTCTATATCCTTTTGATTATATAGAAACGTTAAAAGGCACAGTGTCGTTTTTAATGCCACAAGCTAAAGCCAAAAATCTTAGTATTGAAACACAATTACCAGTATCTAAAATAACAATTACTAGTGATGAAAGACGTATAGAGCAAGTTTTACTCAATTTACTGTCAAACGCTATTAAGTTTTCTAAAAAGGGAATAATACAAGTAAAAGTTCATTTAAAAGAAAATGAAATAGTTACTGAGGTTATAGATCAAGGTATTGGTATAAGTAAAAAGGATCTTGTTAAACTATTCACGCCTTTTATCCAACTTGAAACAGGTCTTAATAGAAATCATGATGGTACGGGGTTAGGGTTAGCCATTTCTAAAAACTTAATAGAAAAACTAGGAGGTTCAATTCAAGTAGAAAGTATAGAAGGAAAAGGAAGTAATTTTACTTTTACCCTACCTATAGAAAATTCATACAAAAACAACAGTGTTATATAA
- a CDS encoding PAS domain-containing protein: protein MGVYTTIIFELLLVVTSILILFRLRGKLGLAPLYILLGTLQFLQAHLGSSFSIQVFEDYVIHPGSIILFSGVLFGILLIYIREGVSSARSLIIGIVVSNVILSLLFHITYLQETITSNINNTPLNAQSVFKINYKYFFGGTAILFIDFFLLVILYQYLILKLKKIPYLFIITLSLLTVLIFDALVFNITLFYGTPTFKTSLTSHIIGKSIAAILYSIILFWYIKFIDDRKGKSAFIANKEREVLSIIKYKKRYEDLKVEKEKVEQKLTSQIENTLRNISDGFMALDTNWCYTYINKKAANFLNETPENLIGKHIWNEFPEGLNLPIYKIFKEAAKTQKTIYFEYYYKPLNKWFENRVYPSKDGLTVYFTDVTEQKKIEEQLAQSKKFTYNIMNNIGDPVFVKDSESRIVLVNNAFCEIFKLPRKDIIGKTLAENVPLNERESFLSVDKQVIDSGEESINEETLTLKEGDTRNIITRKTRFIDQDGKKFLIGVIKDITSRKKAEIELENHKNNLEALVEKRTAEIELKNAELQRMNKLFVGRELKMKELKNIIKELKKKHNK, encoded by the coding sequence ATGGGTGTTTACACTACTATTATTTTTGAGTTGTTACTTGTGGTAACAAGTATTCTTATTTTATTTAGACTTAGAGGTAAGTTAGGGTTAGCACCACTGTACATTCTTTTAGGTACGTTACAGTTTCTTCAAGCTCATTTAGGAAGCTCATTTAGTATTCAAGTTTTTGAAGATTATGTTATTCACCCGGGGTCTATTATATTATTTAGCGGAGTCCTTTTTGGGATTTTATTAATATATATAAGGGAAGGGGTGTCAAGTGCTCGGTCATTAATTATAGGTATTGTTGTCTCAAATGTAATTCTATCCTTATTGTTTCACATAACTTATTTACAAGAAACTATAACTAGTAACATTAATAACACCCCGTTAAACGCTCAATCTGTATTTAAGATTAATTATAAATATTTTTTTGGCGGTACTGCAATTCTATTTATAGACTTCTTTTTGTTAGTTATTCTGTATCAATATTTAATTTTAAAATTAAAAAAAATACCGTATTTATTCATTATTACATTATCATTATTAACTGTTTTAATATTTGATGCTTTAGTGTTTAACATAACGTTATTTTATGGCACACCAACATTTAAAACATCTTTAACAAGTCATATTATAGGTAAATCAATTGCTGCAATTTTATATTCAATTATTCTGTTTTGGTACATTAAATTTATTGATGATAGAAAAGGAAAATCGGCTTTTATAGCCAATAAAGAAAGAGAGGTTTTATCAATAATAAAGTATAAAAAAAGATACGAAGACCTTAAGGTAGAAAAAGAAAAAGTAGAGCAAAAACTAACATCTCAAATAGAGAATACACTACGTAATATTTCAGATGGTTTTATGGCGCTAGACACTAACTGGTGTTATACCTACATTAACAAAAAGGCTGCTAATTTTTTAAATGAAACACCAGAAAACTTAATAGGAAAACATATTTGGAACGAATTTCCAGAAGGATTAAATCTACCCATTTATAAAATATTCAAAGAAGCCGCTAAGACTCAAAAAACAATATATTTTGAATATTATTATAAACCATTAAACAAATGGTTTGAAAATAGGGTTTACCCTTCAAAAGATGGGTTAACAGTTTATTTTACAGATGTAACAGAGCAAAAAAAAATAGAAGAACAGCTAGCTCAAAGCAAAAAATTTACTTATAACATTATGAATAACATAGGAGATCCTGTGTTTGTAAAAGATAGTGAGAGTAGAATTGTACTTGTAAACAATGCTTTTTGTGAAATTTTTAAACTTCCAAGAAAAGATATAATAGGCAAAACTTTAGCAGAAAATGTGCCTCTTAATGAAAGAGAAAGCTTTTTAAGTGTAGATAAACAAGTAATAGATAGTGGAGAAGAAAGCATAAATGAGGAAACCTTAACGTTAAAAGAAGGCGATACAAGAAATATAATAACAAGAAAAACCAGGTTTATTGATCAGGATGGTAAAAAGTTTTTAATTGGAGTTATAAAAGATATTACAAGTAGAAAAAAAGCCGAAATTGAACTAGAAAATCATAAAAATAATTTAGAAGCATTAGTAGAGAAACGTACAGCAGAGATTGAATTAAAAAACGCAGAATTACAAAGGATGAACAAATTATTTGTGGGTAGAGAATTAAAAATGAAAGAACTAAAAAACATAATAAAAGAACTTAAGAAAAAACACAATAAATAA
- a CDS encoding DUF58 domain-containing protein translates to MDLRQELNKAEGFKNLGLLAKQVVEGFIAGMHKSPFHGFSSEFAEHKIYNRGESTRHIDWKLYAKTDKLYTKRYDDETNMRCHIIVDNSSSMHYPEMTSFSIDKLNKIAFSALASAALMQMLKRQRDAVGLSIYSDDYDFYAQEKGSERHHQMLLRALSEAVISKPLNKQTETYKYLHEIAEKIHRRSMIFLFTDMFQTTEDDVKLFEALRHLKYNKHEVVLFHVFDKKKEYSFDFDSTPKRFIDVETGEFINLYADTVKENYNKKIKAYFTALQLKCAQYKIKYVEADINDNFNHILTTYMVERQKFA, encoded by the coding sequence ATGGACTTACGCCAAGAACTAAATAAAGCAGAAGGGTTTAAAAACCTAGGGCTACTAGCAAAACAAGTAGTAGAAGGCTTTATAGCTGGTATGCATAAAAGTCCGTTTCATGGGTTCTCATCAGAATTTGCAGAGCATAAAATTTATAATAGAGGTGAGAGCACGCGCCATATAGATTGGAAACTCTACGCAAAAACAGATAAACTTTACACCAAAAGATATGATGATGAAACCAATATGCGTTGTCATATTATAGTTGATAATAGTAGCTCTATGCACTATCCTGAAATGACAAGTTTTTCTATAGATAAATTAAATAAAATTGCATTTTCAGCATTGGCATCGGCAGCATTAATGCAAATGTTAAAGAGACAACGCGATGCTGTTGGTTTAAGTATTTATAGTGATGATTACGATTTTTATGCTCAAGAAAAAGGTAGTGAGCGTCATCATCAAATGTTGTTAAGAGCATTAAGTGAAGCGGTTATTTCAAAACCATTAAATAAGCAAACCGAAACATATAAATATTTACATGAAATAGCAGAGAAAATTCATAGGCGCTCTATGATTTTTTTGTTTACAGACATGTTTCAAACCACAGAAGATGATGTGAAATTATTTGAGGCGCTTCGTCATTTAAAATACAATAAGCACGAAGTAGTTTTATTTCACGTTTTTGATAAAAAAAAGGAGTATAGTTTTGATTTTGATAGTACTCCTAAACGCTTTATAGATGTTGAAACAGGTGAGTTTATTAATTTGTATGCAGATACTGTAAAAGAAAATTATAATAAAAAAATTAAGGCTTATTTTACAGCATTACAATTAAAATGTGCACAATACAAGATTAAGTATGTAGAGGCCGATATTAATGATAACTTTAATCATATTTTAACCACATATATGGTAGAGCGCCAAAAGTTTGCTTAA
- a CDS encoding ClpP family protease, whose amino-acid sequence MEKKGKVQDAIDAKLIEDRKVFLWGQVDDDSAKHVIDRLMYLDALSADDIHLYINSPGGYVTSGFAIYDCIKSLNSNVSTICTGFAASMGSIILSAGTKGKRFIQPHARVMIHQPSGGARGQASDIEITAKEIILTKELSAQILADNCGQTFEKVMKDFNRDHWMGAEESVTYGIVDSILY is encoded by the coding sequence ATGGAAAAAAAAGGTAAAGTACAAGATGCTATAGATGCAAAACTAATTGAAGATAGAAAAGTTTTTCTGTGGGGGCAAGTAGATGATGATTCTGCAAAACACGTAATAGACCGCTTAATGTATTTAGATGCCTTAAGTGCAGATGATATTCATTTGTACATAAATAGTCCTGGTGGCTATGTAACCTCAGGTTTTGCAATTTATGATTGTATAAAATCATTAAACAGTAACGTATCAACTATTTGTACTGGTTTTGCCGCTTCTATGGGATCTATTATCCTATCTGCGGGCACAAAAGGAAAACGTTTTATACAACCTCATGCCAGAGTAATGATTCATCAACCTAGTGGTGGTGCCAGAGGGCAAGCAAGTGATATTGAAATTACCGCCAAAGAAATTATTTTAACCAAAGAATTAAGTGCACAAATTTTAGCAGATAATTGTGGGCAAACTTTTGAAAAAGTAATGAAGGATTTTAATAGAGATCATTGGATGGGTGCAGAAGAATCTGTTACTTATGGTATAGTAGATTCTATTTTGTATTAA
- the trxA gene encoding thioredoxin codes for MALEITDATFEETVLKSDKPVLVDFWAAWCGPCRMVGPIIEEISGEYEGKAVVGKVDVDANQEFAAKYGVRNIPTVLVFKDGEVVDRKVGVAPKNSYTEAIDALL; via the coding sequence ATGGCATTAGAAATAACAGATGCAACGTTTGAAGAAACAGTATTAAAAAGTGATAAGCCTGTATTAGTTGATTTTTGGGCAGCTTGGTGTGGACCATGTAGAATGGTAGGACCAATTATAGAAGAAATAAGCGGTGAATACGAAGGGAAAGCCGTTGTTGGTAAAGTTGATGTAGATGCAAACCAAGAATTTGCAGCAAAATACGGTGTACGTAACATCCCAACGGTATTAGTTTTTAAAGATGGTGAAGTAGTTGATAGAAAAGTAGGTGTTGCACCAAAAAACTCTTATACAGAAGCAATAGATGCTCTTCTATAA